A region of Sandaracinaceae bacterium DNA encodes the following proteins:
- a CDS encoding acetyl-CoA C-acetyltransferase — translation MPEAYIVEAVRTPVGRRKGGLGGEHPADLGAHVLKGLVERSGIDPAAVDDVIFGCVDTIGHQAGDIARTCWLAAGLPDSVPGTTVDRQCGSSQQAVHFAAQAVMSGTQDLVVAGGVQQMTQIPISAAMMVATQFGVPDPFSGSKGWVERYGNVEVNQFLSAQRIAEKWDLSRAAMEAYSLESHERAIRAQDEGRFDREILPYGDVRADEGPRRGTTLEKMAELKTLPGADRLTAGVASQISDASAALLIASEAAVKEHGLKPRARIHHLSVRGADPIWMLTAPIPATQHALKKTGMKLSDIDLVEINEAFASVVMAWAKDLEADLSKVNVNGGAIALGHPLGATGARLMTTLLHELERTGGRYGLQTMCEGGGQANVTIIERL, via the coding sequence ATGCCCGAAGCCTATATCGTCGAAGCCGTCCGTACGCCCGTGGGTCGCCGCAAGGGAGGCCTCGGGGGTGAGCACCCCGCCGACCTCGGCGCGCACGTCCTCAAGGGCCTGGTGGAGCGCTCGGGCATCGACCCGGCCGCCGTGGACGACGTCATCTTCGGCTGCGTCGACACCATCGGCCACCAGGCGGGCGACATCGCGCGCACGTGCTGGCTGGCGGCGGGCCTGCCGGACTCGGTGCCGGGCACCACGGTGGACCGTCAGTGCGGCAGCTCGCAGCAGGCCGTGCACTTCGCCGCGCAGGCCGTGATGAGCGGCACGCAGGACCTGGTGGTCGCCGGCGGCGTGCAGCAGATGACGCAGATCCCCATCAGCGCGGCCATGATGGTGGCCACGCAGTTCGGCGTGCCCGACCCCTTCAGCGGCAGCAAGGGCTGGGTGGAGCGCTACGGCAACGTGGAGGTCAACCAGTTCCTCTCCGCGCAGCGCATCGCCGAGAAGTGGGACCTGAGCCGCGCCGCCATGGAGGCCTACTCGCTCGAGAGCCACGAGCGCGCCATCCGCGCGCAGGACGAGGGCCGCTTCGACCGTGAGATCCTGCCGTACGGCGACGTGCGCGCCGACGAGGGCCCGCGCCGCGGCACCACCCTCGAGAAGATGGCCGAGCTGAAGACCCTGCCGGGCGCCGACCGTCTGACCGCTGGCGTGGCCAGCCAGATCAGCGACGCGTCCGCGGCGCTGCTCATCGCGTCCGAGGCCGCCGTGAAGGAGCACGGCCTCAAGCCCCGCGCGCGCATCCACCACCTGAGCGTGCGCGGCGCCGACCCCATCTGGATGCTCACCGCACCCATCCCCGCCACGCAGCACGCGCTGAAGAAGACGGGCATGAAGCTGTCGGACATCGACCTGGTGGAAATCAACGAGGCCTTCGCCTCCGTGGTCATGGCCTGGGCCAAGGACCTCGAGGCCGACCTGAGCAAGGTCAACGTCAACGGCGGCGCCATCGCCCTCGGCCACCCGCTGGGAGCCACCGGCGCGCGCCTGATGACCACGCTCTTGCACGAGCTGGAGCGCACGGGCGGCCGCTACGGTCTGCAGACCATGTGCGAGGGCGGCGGCCAGGCCAACGTGACGATCATCGAGCGCCTGTAG